The following are from one region of the Cyanobium gracile PCC 6307 genome:
- a CDS encoding Zn-ribbon RNA-binding protein produces MERRIPWLWIGVAAALLLIPTSAGRLLLDVIGGLTLTLLLLPLLAGGVALIGWQLLRRRLRTCPSCGFASLGIDVCPACGSPFTVGDVPRSAPGEPSGSIFWGTRSPDEIDPRDVTINVDAVDVEATSSGDPSGRSGDGA; encoded by the coding sequence ATGGAACGGCGCATCCCCTGGCTGTGGATCGGCGTGGCGGCGGCCCTGCTGTTGATCCCAACCTCCGCCGGCCGCCTGTTGCTTGACGTCATCGGCGGACTCACCCTGACCCTGCTGCTCCTGCCCCTGCTGGCGGGAGGGGTCGCCCTGATCGGCTGGCAGCTGCTACGGCGCCGCCTGCGCACCTGTCCCAGCTGTGGCTTCGCCAGCCTGGGCATCGACGTCTGCCCGGCCTGCGGCAGTCCCTTCACAGTCGGCGATGTCCCTCGATCGGCGCCGGGGGAACCGTCCGGTTCGATTTTCTGGGGAACCCGATCCCCTGACGAGATCGATCCCCGTGACGTGACCATCAATGTCGACGCTGTTGATGTGGAGGCCACGTCCAGCGGGGACCCGAGCGGCCGCAGCGGTGATGGGGCCTGA
- a CDS encoding YhjD/YihY/BrkB family envelope integrity protein translates to MQSFFPALLIALSVASRLLGRDVERFDRLIVLVGQVLPASALPGFEATLRRFTNQGFGAGILGLVLLALSASNIYLTLQRGADRLWWNRPFGFDHLRWQEHVRRFLALRLKALALLLFVGLLIVVDQLFSTVRLFGSRGFHDQLQAFLPGPLLWVSSLSFGLDLLVSLLIGFGATLLFLWMLPSRRIPFRPLIPGALLVSGSLTLSNLLLGRSLLALGFRFQAYGVVGGVLLLTLWVWLVGAVLYFGQCFSVVLSGGAAGGPSTPLPR, encoded by the coding sequence TTGCAGTCGTTCTTTCCGGCCCTGCTGATCGCGCTGTCGGTGGCTTCCCGGCTGCTTGGCCGCGACGTGGAGCGCTTCGATCGGCTGATCGTGCTCGTCGGCCAGGTGCTGCCCGCGTCCGCCCTGCCGGGCTTCGAGGCCACCCTGCGGCGGTTCACCAACCAGGGATTCGGCGCCGGCATCCTCGGCCTGGTGCTTCTGGCCCTCAGCGCCAGCAACATCTATCTCACGCTCCAGCGCGGTGCCGATCGTCTGTGGTGGAATCGCCCCTTCGGGTTCGACCACCTGCGCTGGCAGGAGCACGTGCGCCGGTTCCTGGCCCTGCGGCTGAAGGCCCTGGCGTTGCTGCTGTTTGTCGGCCTGCTGATCGTTGTCGACCAGCTCTTCAGCACGGTGCGGCTGTTCGGCTCCAGGGGCTTCCATGACCAGCTCCAGGCCTTCCTGCCCGGCCCCCTACTTTGGGTGAGCTCCCTGTCCTTCGGGCTGGATCTGCTTGTCTCCCTGCTGATTGGGTTCGGCGCCACCCTGCTGTTCCTCTGGATGCTGCCGTCGCGCCGGATCCCCTTCCGCCCGCTGATCCCCGGCGCCCTGCTGGTAAGCGGCAGCCTCACCCTCTCCAACCTGCTGCTGGGCAGGAGTCTGCTTGCCCTCGGGTTCCGCTTCCAGGCCTACGGGGTGGTGGGGGGCGTGCTGCTGCTCACGCTCTGGGTCTGGCTGGTGGGTGCCGTGCTCTACTTCGGCCAGTGCTTCAGTGTGGTGCTATCCGGCGGGGCCGCTGGGGGGCCATCGACACCTCTGCCCCGCTGA